In the genome of Populus alba chromosome 11, ASM523922v2, whole genome shotgun sequence, one region contains:
- the LOC118054820 gene encoding uncharacterized protein isoform X1, protein MSGRGGGGGGGGGGGVNNNNGKGNTGISGIPAASRKMVQSLKEIVNCPEPEIYAMLKECNMDPNEAVNRLLSQDPFHEVKSKREKKKENKDSTDSRSRGASNISNRGGRGGADRYGRGGPGRSAYFNSNESSTFHSKPAYKKENGTNAYVDPFPSASGIAGNNINWQPPSHSDSVAAENKMSTIGAGDGVSSSPQPSPVYQSAWMGVPGQVSMADIVKMGRPQNKASIILPHQSVNHHHAAAPPLAASHNDFHSSENYASKVVEITAEPEMATSQHNHSNDEWPSIEQPTVAITSSVRDVPANSELYGDLSNLPLDRGSQHVKSQLDDQTVEDAHVESFDGNHVGPASVSTRNTQEDGSGGSSLFDNDVYDNINSYQSDSLAFENNEAEDGTSLVAANLQHLSLQNDDQGVQPEENNPSVIIPNHLQVHAQECSHLSFGSFGSGVNSAFSGQFASMPINKSLEETSEVVDALSTGHSEARNPEYYGDEHLRNTVDESLVHRAGVSATNYDSSSVPQSETLKEETSEATQGNQYAFPSSTPGYSYENTQQLNVAFNNPQTSNQMQNIAPFSSVMQAYTNSMPSALLASTVQAGRETDLPYSPFPVAQSLPTKYSNAATSISGPSISMSEALRAGGVSTPQPTPQTLPGANIATGPALPQHLAVHPYQQPTLPLGHFANMISYPFMAQSYTYMPSAFQQTYAGNNSYHQSLAAVLPQYKNSVSVSSLPQSAAVASGYGFGSSTSIPAGNFPLNAPTAPAGTTIGYDDILGSQYKDASHLISLQQNENSAMWMHGPGSRTMSAVPASTYYSFQGQNQQPGGFRQGQQPSQHFGALGYPNYYHSQTGMSLEHQQQQQQNSRDGSLGGSQGQPSKQAQQLWQNSY, encoded by the exons atgagtggtagaggaggaggaggaggaggaggaggaggaggaggagtaaATAACAATAATGGAAAGGGTAACACTGGAATATCAGGGATACCAGCAGCGTCAAGGAAGATGGTACAAAGCTTGAAGGAGATTGTTAACTGTCCCGAACCTGAGATCTACGCTATGCTTAAAGAGTGTAACATGGACCCTAATGAGGCTGTTAATCgcctcctctctcaag ATCCTTTCCATGAGGTGAAGAGCAagcgagaaaagaaaaaagag AATAAGGATTCAACTGATTCCAGGTCTCGTGGTGCTAGTAACATTTCGAATCGTGGTGGTAGAGGCGGTGCAGACCGTTACGGGCGTGGTGGCCCTGGGAGGTCTGCATATTTCAACTCTAATG AATCCAGCACTTTCCACAGCAAACCTGCATACAAGAAGGAAAATGGAACAAATGCTTATGTTGATCCTTTTCCTTCTGCATCTGGTATTGCaggaaataatattaattggcAGCCTCCATCGCACAG TGATTCTGTGGCCGCAGAAAATAAAATGTCCACCATAGGTGCAGGTGATGGAGTTTCTTCATCACCACAGCCTTCTCCTGTATATCAATCTGCCTGGATGGGGGTCCCAGGTCAGGTATCAATGGCTGACATTGTGAAAATGGGTAGGCCGCAAAATAAGGCATCAATCATACTGCCTCACCAAAGTGTTAATCATCACCATGCTGCAGCTCCTCCTTTGGCAGCATCACACAATGATTTTCATTCATCAGAAAATTATGCTTCCAAGGTGGTGGAAATAACTGCGGAACCAGAAATGGCTACAAGCCAGCATAACCATTCTAATGATGAATGGCCATCGATTGAGCAGCCAACAGTTGCTATTACATCCTCTGTTCGGGACGTTCCTGCAAATTCTGAGCTGTATGGAGATCTATCCAACTTGCCTCTGGATAGAGGTAGTCAGCATGTCAAGTCCCAGTTAGATGATCAAACAGTAGAAGATGCTCATGTTGAATCTTTCGATGGAAACCATGTTGGACCTGCTTCTGTATCTACTAGAAATACACAGGAGGATGGTTCTGGAGGTTCATCTCTTTTTGATAATGACGTGTATGACAACATTAATTCCTACCAGTCTGACAGTCTTGCTTTTGAGAATAATGAAG CTGAAGATGGTACTTCATTGGTAGCAGCTAACTTACAGCACCTAAGTTTGCAGAATGATGATCAGGGTGTGCAGCCTGAAGAGAATAATCCTTCTGTAATAATTCCAAATCACCTGCAAGTTCATGCTCAAGAATGCTCACACCTAAGCTTTGGGAGTTTTGGATCTGGCGTGAATTCTGCTTTTTCTGGGCAATTTGCATCAATGCCCATAAATAAAAGCTTGGAGGAGACATCTGAAGTGGTAGATGCTTTATCAACTGGACATTCAGAAGCTAG AAATCCTGAATATTATGGGGATGAGCATCTCAGAAATACAGTAGATGAAAGTTTGGTACATAGAGCTGGTGTAAGTGCTACAAATTACGATTCTTCTTCAGTTCCACAGTCAGAGACTTTGAAGGAGGAGACATCTGAAGCAACTCAAGGAAATCAATATGCATTTCCTTCATCTACACCTGGTTATAGTTATGAAAACACTCAACAGTTGAATGTTGCATTTAATAACCCACAGACAAGCAATCAGATGCAGAATATTGCTCCTTTCTCGAGTGTAATG CAGGCATATACAAATTCTATGCCAAGCGCTTTGTTGGCCTCAACTGTTCAGGCTGGGAGGGAGACTGATCTTCCATACTCACCCTTCCCTGTGGCGCAATCACTGCCCACAAAATACAGCAATGCAGCTACTTCTATTAGTGGTCCAAGCATTTCCATGTCAGAG GCTTTGAGAGCAGGTGGTGTTTCTACACCTCAGCCAACTCCTCAGACTCTTCCTGGTGCCAACATTGCCACAGGACCTGCTCTTCCACAACACCTTGCTGTGCATCCTTATCAACAGCCTACCCTTCCTTTGGGACATTTTGCCAACATGATCAGTTACCCCTTCATGGCTCAGAGCTACACATATATGCCATCAGCCTTCCAGCAGACTTATGCTGGTAATAACTCATACCATCAGTCGCTGGCAGCAGTGCTTCCTCAATACAAGAACAGTGTTTCTGTAAGCAGCTTGCCTCAGTCTGCTGCTGTTGCTTCTGGGTATGGATTCGGGAGTTCCACCAGCATTCCTGCAGGAAACTTTCCTCTGAACGCACCCACTGCCCCTGCAGGCACAACAATAGGCTACGATGATATTTTAGGTTCTCAATACAAGGATGCCAGCCACTTGATCTCACTTCAGCAG AATGAGAATTCAGCCATGTGGATGCATGGGCCTGGATCGCGAACAATGTCTGCCGTCCCTGCCAGCACATATTACAGCTTCCAGGGGCAGAATCAGCAGCCTGGTGGATTTCGGCAAGGTCAGCAACCATCCCAGCATTTTGGGGCTCTGGGGTACCCAAATTATTATCATTCACAAACGGGGATGTCTTTGGaacatcagcagcagcagcagcaaaacTCAAGGGATGGGTCCCTAGGTGGTTCTCAAGGCCAACCTTCAAAGCAGGCTCAACAGTTATGGCAAAACAGCTACTAA
- the LOC118054820 gene encoding uncharacterized protein isoform X2 has product MSGRGGGGGGGGGGGVNNNNGKGNTGISGIPAASRKMVQSLKEIVNCPEPEIYAMLKECNMDPNEAVNRLLSQDPFHEVKSKREKKKENKDSTDSRSRGASNISNRGGRGGADRYGRGGPGRSAYFNSNESSTFHSKPAYKKENGTNAYVDPFPSASGIAGNNINWQPPSHSDSVAAENKMSTIGAGDGVSSSPQPSPVYQSAWMGVPGQVSMADIVKMGRPQNKASIILPHQSVNHHHAAAPPLAASHNDFHSSENYASKVVEITAEPEMATSQHNHSNDEWPSIEQPTVAITSSVRDVPANSELYGDLSNLPLDRGSQHVKSQLDDQTVEDAHVESFDGNHVGPASVSTRNTQEDGSGGSSLFDNDVYDNINSYQSDSLAFENNEAEDGTSLVAANLQHLSLQNDDQGVQPEENNPSVIIPNHLQVHAQECSHLSFGSFGSGVNSAFSGQFASMPINKSLEETSEVVDALSTGHSEARNPEYYGDEHLRNTVDESLVHRAGVSATNYDSSSVPQSETLKEETSEATQGNQYAFPSSTPGYSYENTQQLNVAFNNPQTSNQMQNIAPFSSVMAYTNSMPSALLASTVQAGRETDLPYSPFPVAQSLPTKYSNAATSISGPSISMSEALRAGGVSTPQPTPQTLPGANIATGPALPQHLAVHPYQQPTLPLGHFANMISYPFMAQSYTYMPSAFQQTYAGNNSYHQSLAAVLPQYKNSVSVSSLPQSAAVASGYGFGSSTSIPAGNFPLNAPTAPAGTTIGYDDILGSQYKDASHLISLQQNENSAMWMHGPGSRTMSAVPASTYYSFQGQNQQPGGFRQGQQPSQHFGALGYPNYYHSQTGMSLEHQQQQQQNSRDGSLGGSQGQPSKQAQQLWQNSY; this is encoded by the exons atgagtggtagaggaggaggaggaggaggaggaggaggaggaggagtaaATAACAATAATGGAAAGGGTAACACTGGAATATCAGGGATACCAGCAGCGTCAAGGAAGATGGTACAAAGCTTGAAGGAGATTGTTAACTGTCCCGAACCTGAGATCTACGCTATGCTTAAAGAGTGTAACATGGACCCTAATGAGGCTGTTAATCgcctcctctctcaag ATCCTTTCCATGAGGTGAAGAGCAagcgagaaaagaaaaaagag AATAAGGATTCAACTGATTCCAGGTCTCGTGGTGCTAGTAACATTTCGAATCGTGGTGGTAGAGGCGGTGCAGACCGTTACGGGCGTGGTGGCCCTGGGAGGTCTGCATATTTCAACTCTAATG AATCCAGCACTTTCCACAGCAAACCTGCATACAAGAAGGAAAATGGAACAAATGCTTATGTTGATCCTTTTCCTTCTGCATCTGGTATTGCaggaaataatattaattggcAGCCTCCATCGCACAG TGATTCTGTGGCCGCAGAAAATAAAATGTCCACCATAGGTGCAGGTGATGGAGTTTCTTCATCACCACAGCCTTCTCCTGTATATCAATCTGCCTGGATGGGGGTCCCAGGTCAGGTATCAATGGCTGACATTGTGAAAATGGGTAGGCCGCAAAATAAGGCATCAATCATACTGCCTCACCAAAGTGTTAATCATCACCATGCTGCAGCTCCTCCTTTGGCAGCATCACACAATGATTTTCATTCATCAGAAAATTATGCTTCCAAGGTGGTGGAAATAACTGCGGAACCAGAAATGGCTACAAGCCAGCATAACCATTCTAATGATGAATGGCCATCGATTGAGCAGCCAACAGTTGCTATTACATCCTCTGTTCGGGACGTTCCTGCAAATTCTGAGCTGTATGGAGATCTATCCAACTTGCCTCTGGATAGAGGTAGTCAGCATGTCAAGTCCCAGTTAGATGATCAAACAGTAGAAGATGCTCATGTTGAATCTTTCGATGGAAACCATGTTGGACCTGCTTCTGTATCTACTAGAAATACACAGGAGGATGGTTCTGGAGGTTCATCTCTTTTTGATAATGACGTGTATGACAACATTAATTCCTACCAGTCTGACAGTCTTGCTTTTGAGAATAATGAAG CTGAAGATGGTACTTCATTGGTAGCAGCTAACTTACAGCACCTAAGTTTGCAGAATGATGATCAGGGTGTGCAGCCTGAAGAGAATAATCCTTCTGTAATAATTCCAAATCACCTGCAAGTTCATGCTCAAGAATGCTCACACCTAAGCTTTGGGAGTTTTGGATCTGGCGTGAATTCTGCTTTTTCTGGGCAATTTGCATCAATGCCCATAAATAAAAGCTTGGAGGAGACATCTGAAGTGGTAGATGCTTTATCAACTGGACATTCAGAAGCTAG AAATCCTGAATATTATGGGGATGAGCATCTCAGAAATACAGTAGATGAAAGTTTGGTACATAGAGCTGGTGTAAGTGCTACAAATTACGATTCTTCTTCAGTTCCACAGTCAGAGACTTTGAAGGAGGAGACATCTGAAGCAACTCAAGGAAATCAATATGCATTTCCTTCATCTACACCTGGTTATAGTTATGAAAACACTCAACAGTTGAATGTTGCATTTAATAACCCACAGACAAGCAATCAGATGCAGAATATTGCTCCTTTCTCGAGTGTAATG GCATATACAAATTCTATGCCAAGCGCTTTGTTGGCCTCAACTGTTCAGGCTGGGAGGGAGACTGATCTTCCATACTCACCCTTCCCTGTGGCGCAATCACTGCCCACAAAATACAGCAATGCAGCTACTTCTATTAGTGGTCCAAGCATTTCCATGTCAGAG GCTTTGAGAGCAGGTGGTGTTTCTACACCTCAGCCAACTCCTCAGACTCTTCCTGGTGCCAACATTGCCACAGGACCTGCTCTTCCACAACACCTTGCTGTGCATCCTTATCAACAGCCTACCCTTCCTTTGGGACATTTTGCCAACATGATCAGTTACCCCTTCATGGCTCAGAGCTACACATATATGCCATCAGCCTTCCAGCAGACTTATGCTGGTAATAACTCATACCATCAGTCGCTGGCAGCAGTGCTTCCTCAATACAAGAACAGTGTTTCTGTAAGCAGCTTGCCTCAGTCTGCTGCTGTTGCTTCTGGGTATGGATTCGGGAGTTCCACCAGCATTCCTGCAGGAAACTTTCCTCTGAACGCACCCACTGCCCCTGCAGGCACAACAATAGGCTACGATGATATTTTAGGTTCTCAATACAAGGATGCCAGCCACTTGATCTCACTTCAGCAG AATGAGAATTCAGCCATGTGGATGCATGGGCCTGGATCGCGAACAATGTCTGCCGTCCCTGCCAGCACATATTACAGCTTCCAGGGGCAGAATCAGCAGCCTGGTGGATTTCGGCAAGGTCAGCAACCATCCCAGCATTTTGGGGCTCTGGGGTACCCAAATTATTATCATTCACAAACGGGGATGTCTTTGGaacatcagcagcagcagcagcaaaacTCAAGGGATGGGTCCCTAGGTGGTTCTCAAGGCCAACCTTCAAAGCAGGCTCAACAGTTATGGCAAAACAGCTACTAA
- the LOC118054819 gene encoding carboxyl-terminal-processing peptidase 1, chloroplastic has translation MSVCLFNSPPTLSLPTPAKRTLTSILDNSNNWTRKTLLGGAITGALSINLLLSSPSLLALESPSPSLLQSQSTEYLCREEETQQEFKVESEAPQVVTNEGIVEEAWEIVNDSFLDSGRRRWTPQSWQQKREDILSGSIQSRAKAHDIIRRMLASLGDPYTRFLSPAEFSKMGRYDISGIGINLREIPDENGEVKLKVLGLLLDGPAYSAGVRQGDELLSVNGEDVKGKSAFEVSSLLQGPNETFVTIKVKHGNCGPVHSIEVQRQLVARTPVFYRLEQIDNSTASVGYIRLREFNALARKDLVIAMKRLQDRGASYFILDLRDNLGGLVQAGIEIAKLFLNEGEKVIYTVGRDPQYQNTIAADSAPLVKAPVIVLVNNKTASASEIVASALHDNCRAVLVGDRTFGKGLIQSVFELHDGSGVVVTVGKYVTPNHMDINGNGIEPDYQKLPGWSDVKKHLSECNINRQG, from the exons ATGAGTGTCTGTCTCTTCAATTCCCCTCCTACACTCTCTTTACCAACGCCAGCAAAGAGAACCCTAACTAGTATCCTCGACAACAGCAACAATTGGACCAGGAAAACCTTACTAGGTGGTGCCATAACTGGAGCACTCTCAATCAATTTATTACTTTCCTCTCCATCTTTACTTGCTTTAGAATCTCCATCGCCATCACTCCTACAATCACAATCAACAGAATATCTTTGCCGTGAAGAAGAAACCCAACAAGAATTTAAAGTAGAGAGCGAAGCTCCTCAAGTGGTGACTAATGAAGGAATTGTGGAAGAAGCCTGGGAGATTGTCAATGATAGCTTTCTTGATAGTGGGCGACGTCGATGGACTCCTCAATCTTGGCAG CAAAAGAGGGAAGATATTTTAAGTGGATCGATTCAATCGAGAGCAAAAGCCCATGACATAATTAGAAGGATGTTGGCTAGTTTAGGTGATCCTTACACGCGGTTTCTTTCACCAGCTGAG TTTTCGAAGATGGGGAGGTATGACATCTCTGGTATTGGAATAAACCTTAGGGAAATTCCTGATGAAAATGGAGAGGTCAAATTGAAAGTTCTTGGATTATTGCTTGATGGGCCTGCGTATTCTGCTGGTGTAAGACAG GGTGATGAATTATTATCTGTTAATGGAGAGGATGTCAAAGGGAAATCAGCATTTGAAGTATCATCTTTGTTACAGGGCCCAAATGAAACATTTGTAACAATCAAG GTGAAGCATGGAAATTGTGGACCTGTTCACTCTATAGAGGTTCAGAGACAACTTGTTGCTCGAACTCCAGTCTTTTATCGTCTGGAACAAATTGACAACAGCACTGCTTCTGTTGGGTACATACGCTTGAGAGAATTCAATGCATTGGCTAGAAAAGATTTGGTAATTG CAATGAAGCGACTTCAAGACAGGGGTGCCTCATATTTCATTCTGGATCTGAGAGATAATCTTGGTGGATTAGTACAG GCTGGAATTGAAATTGCGAAGCTCTTTCTGAATGAAGGGGAGAAG GTGATTTATACTGTCGGAAGGGATCCACAATACCAAAACACTATTGCAGCAGACAGCGCACCATTGGTCAAAGCTCCTGTTATT GTTTTGGTGAACAACAAAACTGCTAGTGCGAGTGAAATT GTTGCCTCTGCACTTCATGATAACTGTAGAGCTGTGCTTGTGGGAGATAGGACTTTTGGCAAG GGTTTGATTCAATCAGTTTTTGAACTTCATGATGGGTCCGGAGTGGTTGTCACTGTTGGGAAGTATGTCACACCAAATCACATGGACATAAATGGTAATGGAATAGAGCCAGACTATCAAAAACTTCCAG GTTGGAGTGATGTTAAAAAACACCTGTCAGAATGCAACATCAATCGGCAAGGGTAA